Proteins found in one Caldisericota bacterium genomic segment:
- a CDS encoding DEAD/DEAH box helicase has translation MTNYFNPFLAYEKCKHAYKSFIDSYHRFTNSEIEAWVKKNTEEGHLLWREPFLQLSRPFIKGKSLETFVSDGVLDEGVLKIFRSNLSDFTSSPVSLYQHQSEAIDNICQKKQNTIVATGTGSGKSFCFGIPIVNECLKMKKAGVCGIKAVIVYPMNALANSQYEDFSARLAGSGLTVANYTGDTLYTEEEALGEFEKLTGRKKPYDSELISREKIKEKKPDILLTNYQMLELILTRFEDKELFPLTQRGVFKFLVLDEVHTYSGRRGADVACLIRRLKWHTGTTGKLICIGTSATIQSGEDEDAKKVMANFARKLFGENFVPESIIGESYEDIPQRLTTSFPSMVKVSREDIEKFDGTFKTVLNLADKINGTKTEAFDIESLSKILSNNPVLSFLENSLIEVTSFSDLVKRYINSERKGIDYQSADLELIAGLFVGTNTFEKGRPRFSLKIHTFFSQGRGINGTIEKSNITLTDKGDTSLISKNTQQEMTAFQVVFCQACGKEFYYGSRIGDKFIPQDMNSSNEEAEGETGYLMVGHWNSEEVPVPDRWLTQTGNVKAKCREYIPIHMYFNNKDNTFVQTGGLPVTFIREPFMICPECGIDYDERSHEHNKIRVYGRVGRATASDVLITKNLESLPDKEKKIIAFADNRQDTAFQAGHLNDRGRRILFRQLLYTALLQKGETFEKYSKINNLMNLPNTAKKIFELIKENHLNINLDTRTETLIDSEDEEDISGDLEQNFLKHIEYCILIEISRNTNFTQQNLEDVGLLKVVYKGLRLLASDEKKDMIWKNIPEIYQLSEELRYDLLWGVLSILRRRTAVSHNFIINPRDIKNVTYSLNEDSLFYLSIFGKTRAFAEHSLNDRYKSIWSFAHPLSAPGRFVKKFLNIDSSHCTELMIKLFELLARRDINVLKEDINLKYIPRAYRLNWERIRLVTSDNSVHKVSEKSNMVYDFKKYDKSLTGLKLTKKDFSRHYYRELYTMPISSSLVIGAQDHSGQLSGNNRKEIEHQFRDNKLPNILVCTPTMEMGIDIGNLSAIFLRNVPPSPSNYAQRAGRAGRKGQASLITSFCGAGFGRGPHDQYFFKYPEKIIAGKVTAPRFLTDNQRLVTSHIHSIVLETLSVKLKSKPCELINIADSDLPMFVDIKKNLEDEINNNSQILLDNSILVFKSEMDKYDWLDENFIKGIISKFVEALDRAFDDWRKDYKRLQERLDKLHQEAQHQYQQDATFEFGRVTKQMDRMRRGDSGYYVYRYLGSVGFLPGYAFPENHVSVSYFAGTEEKKILRSRILAIRELAPFNTIYVDGGTYKVSSANMAIGIPWQKIKFCPECEAVLSGDKVNQTACPRCGNNLSTEHTIENVMPMPDVIATRRSKIGSDEEERLRSGYVIKEYYNNNSSKTISVKVKLENKIIISLAYEHNGRIIGINKGLRQDVQEGKCGFAFCNACKSWINDNDEQISKHYGNQDNKGECRKKGTVNDLIKGVHLISDDIHDVLTIKYDLPDEVKNQKVFATTLMHAFNRAIQLALELDESELGCFLRPAVTEKEDYEIILYETIVGGAGAIESLLEKPTFNKLIAKACELLHMFDKEGACDKACYDCLCSFFNQRDHQFLDRKVILPYLKILYDNKQKLEFIKVNINENPERLEELKIRCDSKLEKNILDLIYKAGIKLPDDVQKIIYDNDVPKVKPDFFYKGLGSKGLCIFVDGPEHEKENTKLEDKEKRRWLKGNGYRVFIFDYKSAPDFKEEIEELKARL, from the coding sequence ATGACTAATTATTTTAATCCTTTTCTTGCCTATGAAAAATGTAAGCATGCTTACAAATCTTTTATAGATAGCTATCACCGGTTTACCAATTCTGAAATCGAAGCATGGGTTAAGAAAAACACAGAGGAAGGGCACCTTTTATGGCGAGAGCCGTTCCTTCAACTTTCCCGCCCCTTTATCAAAGGAAAGAGTCTTGAGACTTTTGTTTCAGACGGCGTTTTAGACGAAGGTGTTTTAAAAATATTTCGGTCTAATCTAAGTGATTTTACTTCCTCCCCTGTTTCTTTATACCAGCATCAAAGCGAAGCCATAGATAACATCTGCCAGAAAAAACAAAACACCATTGTTGCTACCGGTACAGGTTCAGGCAAAAGCTTTTGTTTTGGTATTCCAATTGTGAATGAATGCTTAAAGATGAAAAAAGCCGGTGTATGCGGAATTAAAGCAGTCATTGTTTACCCCATGAATGCATTGGCTAATAGCCAATATGAAGATTTTTCGGCACGCCTTGCCGGTTCAGGATTAACCGTAGCCAATTATACAGGAGATACGCTTTATACTGAAGAAGAAGCATTGGGAGAATTTGAGAAATTAACCGGGCGCAAAAAACCTTATGATTCTGAATTGATTTCCAGAGAGAAAATTAAAGAGAAAAAGCCTGATATTCTACTTACTAATTATCAGATGCTGGAGTTAATTCTTACCCGTTTTGAAGATAAAGAACTTTTTCCTCTTACACAGAGAGGTGTTTTTAAATTTTTAGTTTTAGATGAAGTGCACACTTATTCAGGAAGGCGCGGTGCTGATGTTGCTTGCTTAATCCGCAGGTTGAAGTGGCATACTGGAACCACAGGGAAACTTATCTGTATTGGAACTAGTGCAACGATTCAGAGCGGTGAGGATGAGGATGCGAAGAAAGTAATGGCTAATTTTGCCCGGAAGCTATTTGGTGAGAATTTTGTACCAGAGAGCATTATTGGTGAATCCTATGAAGATATTCCTCAAAGACTAACAACGTCTTTTCCCTCTATGGTTAAGGTTTCCAGAGAAGATATTGAAAAGTTTGACGGCACCTTTAAAACTGTTCTTAATTTAGCCGATAAAATAAATGGAACAAAAACAGAGGCTTTTGATATAGAATCTTTAAGCAAAATATTATCCAATAATCCAGTACTTTCTTTTCTGGAGAATTCATTAATTGAAGTTACTTCATTTAGTGATTTGGTAAAAAGATATATTAATAGTGAGCGAAAAGGAATTGATTATCAATCTGCAGATTTAGAATTAATTGCTGGCCTGTTTGTGGGTACAAATACGTTCGAGAAGGGTAGGCCAAGATTTTCTTTGAAAATACATACTTTTTTCTCCCAAGGTAGAGGTATTAATGGAACGATTGAAAAATCTAATATTACCTTAACTGATAAAGGGGATACCAGTCTTATTAGTAAAAATACTCAGCAGGAAATGACTGCTTTTCAGGTAGTATTCTGTCAAGCATGTGGCAAAGAATTCTATTACGGTTCTCGCATCGGTGATAAATTTATTCCTCAGGACATGAACTCTTCCAATGAAGAAGCTGAAGGAGAAACAGGTTATTTAATGGTTGGACATTGGAATTCGGAAGAGGTGCCTGTACCTGATAGATGGCTAACGCAAACAGGAAATGTTAAGGCAAAATGTAGAGAATACATACCAATTCATATGTATTTTAATAATAAAGATAATACTTTTGTTCAAACCGGTGGATTACCGGTTACTTTTATTCGTGAACCGTTTATGATTTGTCCGGAATGTGGCATTGATTACGACGAGCGTTCTCATGAACATAATAAGATACGTGTTTATGGCCGGGTGGGCCGGGCAACAGCATCAGATGTTTTAATTACAAAGAATTTAGAATCTTTACCGGATAAAGAGAAAAAAATTATTGCATTTGCTGATAATCGGCAGGATACAGCATTTCAGGCAGGCCATCTGAATGATCGGGGTCGGAGGATTCTTTTTAGACAATTACTGTATACAGCATTACTGCAAAAAGGGGAAACATTCGAAAAGTATTCGAAAATAAATAATCTAATGAATTTACCCAATACTGCAAAGAAAATTTTTGAACTAATAAAAGAAAACCATTTGAATATCAATTTAGATACCAGGACTGAAACATTGATCGATAGTGAAGATGAAGAAGATATTAGCGGAGACTTAGAACAGAATTTTCTTAAACATATTGAATATTGTATTCTTATAGAGATAAGTAGAAACACTAATTTTACACAACAGAATTTAGAGGATGTTGGTTTATTAAAGGTAGTGTACAAGGGTTTACGGTTATTGGCGTCGGATGAAAAAAAAGATATGATCTGGAAAAATATCCCAGAGATTTATCAATTAAGCGAAGAATTGCGTTATGATTTATTATGGGGAGTTTTGAGTATTCTGCGTAGACGCACAGCCGTTAGTCATAATTTTATTATTAATCCTAGGGATATTAAGAATGTCACGTATAGTTTAAATGAGGACAGTTTATTTTATCTGAGTATTTTTGGCAAAACAAGAGCATTTGCAGAACATTCTTTAAATGATCGATATAAATCTATTTGGAGTTTTGCTCATCCATTGTCGGCCCCTGGGCGGTTTGTTAAAAAATTTCTTAATATAGACTCTTCACATTGCACAGAATTAATGATAAAGCTGTTTGAATTACTTGCCAGAAGAGATATTAATGTATTAAAAGAGGATATTAATTTAAAATATATTCCTAGAGCATATCGGTTAAATTGGGAAAGAATTCGATTAGTAACCTCTGATAACAGTGTTCATAAAGTTTCTGAGAAGTCTAATATGGTATATGATTTTAAAAAATACGATAAATCTTTAACTGGTTTAAAACTTACAAAAAAGGATTTTAGCAGGCACTATTATCGTGAGTTATATACCATGCCGATTTCTTCCAGTTTAGTTATAGGAGCACAAGATCATAGTGGGCAGCTTTCCGGAAATAATAGGAAAGAAATAGAACATCAATTCCGGGATAACAAGTTGCCGAATATATTGGTCTGTACTCCTACTATGGAAATGGGAATAGATATAGGAAACCTATCTGCAATATTTTTAAGAAACGTCCCCCCGAGTCCAAGTAATTATGCACAAAGAGCTGGCCGCGCGGGAAGAAAAGGACAGGCTTCTTTAATTACTAGTTTTTGTGGAGCAGGCTTTGGCAGAGGCCCACATGACCAATATTTTTTCAAGTATCCAGAGAAAATAATTGCTGGTAAAGTTACTGCTCCAAGATTTTTAACCGATAACCAACGATTGGTTACTTCGCATATCCACTCAATTGTTTTAGAAACTCTATCAGTAAAACTTAAATCCAAACCTTGTGAATTGATTAACATAGCGGATTCAGATTTACCAATGTTTGTTGACATTAAAAAAAATTTAGAAGATGAAATAAATAACAATTCTCAAATCCTGCTTGACAACTCAATCCTGGTTTTTAAATCCGAGATGGATAAATATGATTGGCTGGATGAGAATTTTATTAAGGGCATCATTAGTAAATTTGTAGAGGCATTAGATCGTGCATTTGATGATTGGAGAAAAGATTATAAAAGGCTTCAAGAACGTTTAGATAAATTACATCAAGAAGCTCAACATCAATATCAACAAGACGCCACATTTGAATTCGGGCGTGTTACCAAACAGATGGATAGAATGAGGCGGGGAGATTCCGGTTACTACGTTTATAGATATTTAGGTTCAGTTGGATTTTTACCAGGCTATGCTTTTCCTGAAAATCATGTTTCTGTTAGTTATTTTGCGGGAACAGAAGAGAAGAAAATATTAAGAAGCCGTATTTTAGCGATAAGAGAGCTTGCACCGTTTAATACTATCTATGTGGATGGCGGTACATATAAAGTGAGTTCTGCGAATATGGCTATAGGAATTCCCTGGCAGAAAATAAAATTTTGTCCAGAATGTGAAGCTGTTTTATCGGGAGATAAGGTGAATCAAACTGCATGCCCACGTTGCGGTAATAATTTATCGACGGAACATACCATTGAAAATGTTATGCCAATGCCTGATGTAATTGCTACGCGAAGAAGTAAAATTGGGTCAGATGAAGAAGAGAGACTGCGTTCTGGATATGTCATTAAAGAATATTATAATAATAATTCTTCCAAAACAATTTCAGTTAAAGTTAAACTTGAAAATAAAATAATTATTTCTCTGGCTTATGAACATAATGGCAGAATTATAGGTATTAATAAAGGATTACGTCAAGATGTACAAGAAGGAAAGTGCGGCTTTGCTTTTTGTAATGCGTGCAAAAGCTGGATTAATGATAATGATGAGCAAATTAGCAAGCATTATGGCAATCAAGATAACAAAGGTGAGTGCCGGAAAAAAGGTACAGTAAATGACCTTATAAAAGGGGTACATCTTATTTCAGATGATATACATGATGTATTGACAATTAAATATGATTTACCCGATGAAGTTAAAAATCAGAAAGTTTTTGCAACCACTCTCATGCATGCTTTTAATAGGGCCATACAGCTTGCTTTAGAATTAGATGAAAGCGAATTAGGATGCTTTTTAAGGCCGGCTGTTACGGAAAAAGAAGATTACGAAATCATTTTATATGAGACAATCGTAGGAGGAGCCGGCGCGATTGAATCTCTTTTAGAAAAACCAACATTTAATAAACTTATTGCAAAAGCTTGTGAACTTCTACATATGTTTGACAAAGAAGGAGCTTGCGATAAAGCCTGT
- a CDS encoding DNA methyltransferase, whose amino-acid sequence MNYPSIEIQNLLSENLLESLGQENSRHRFTQPESFSWEKYSIQANKKNNADQIAGAYENLIARWDLLSSDFPSMNLSDLREKWIKYFFSQFGFDLQYQKSAIGADSGNKFILSYRGWESANAPIVHSSSFQQDLDDRLKEKTSKYSPHDTLQRFLNQSNSDLWGVVTNGRCLRILRDFSHQSRKAYIQFDLEILFEGRHYEDFRILWRLIHPSRFIPKENEKCILENLFEESKNAGVAIGEDLRKNISLAIESLANGFLLATPDLLNKLVDNNENCMQFYQQILRIIYRVLFLFYAEQRRLMPTRSTLYAQEYSMSSLRDKIERGETIDEEQFDLWEGLKATFNMVYHGVQELGITPYNGQLFNPDSVHWLINSQCRNDKLLIAIKYMSLFEKEGIIHRISYIELNVDEIGAIYESLLEYIPRISSKAETLENGNNKNKHNSQKEISPNTFFLDPRGTSRKTSGSYYTHPGLVNALIESALVPVVETKIEEAGPNKDNQEKTLLSLKICDPACGSAAFLIAATEYLGEKLAKIRIQDEYPTDTQIRHARRDVLRRCIYGVDLNPMAVELAKVSLWLTAATNDLPLNFLDHKIKCGNSLIGTTLELIKKGIPPEAYSPVEGDDKNIARKRMKIAREYYRRKEQEKNQLVFKHVRELEKVQTFQVMDLSEKYGEDSTREQKEIEKAYKKHREDYAFIRSKYIADYWTAVFFWKHNDDKENYPTPMMLDYLLENEKIQLAGKLENKIKEIAEEYKFFHWYLEFPEVFKKGGFDCVLGNPPWEKLTIYEREFFVGKDDTIATTQKKSEREKFITGLRKSNHQLYMLWIRELRKFYKVSLWFKESQYFTLSNTGELNTYPLFTELSRKILNENGRVGIIIKSALANTITYKDLFSDLLKNKNLVSFYDFKNWKFLFPNVGFHERFALLTLSGKNTPIQNHLFAFECLDVDDINNEKIYALDFNMIKKFNPNTETCPVFLNKKDIQIAQKIYSKFDVIVNEKKNINNWGISYIRQIDMSGGSHLFKNKEELQKEGFLLDRNIFIKDNRSYYPLYEGKYIQNYDYRFASFENIPVDKRFSKKPATYIPTLGQKQDLSYEIEPRYWIDEKKYIELKQKCNLKYQFQFCCRLVTNVISNARTCIGCIMPTYPANNLCLILNFESKDVIEYSKKLVLFNSIFSSFVFDYVARQKVTANLLKSVLWQLPLPPLTYFDDKKINDILLKDYIIDRAIKLIACTSGTKYLGSILGYEDAPYEWDESEREKIRTEIDVIMAYVYGVGYADLEYILETFPIVKKRDIEKYGEYRTKRLILEKYDELKDKFENL is encoded by the coding sequence ATGAATTATCCGAGTATAGAAATACAAAATTTATTATCTGAAAATCTTTTAGAATCTTTGGGACAAGAAAATTCTCGTCATAGGTTTACACAGCCTGAAAGTTTTTCTTGGGAAAAATATTCTATACAAGCAAATAAAAAAAATAATGCAGATCAAATTGCTGGTGCTTACGAAAATCTAATTGCTCGTTGGGACTTATTATCATCAGATTTTCCCTCTATGAATCTATCAGATTTAAGGGAAAAATGGATAAAGTATTTCTTCTCTCAATTCGGATTTGATTTACAATATCAAAAAAGTGCTATTGGAGCAGATAGTGGAAACAAATTTATTCTGTCCTATCGCGGATGGGAAAGTGCAAATGCACCTATAGTGCACTCTTCGTCCTTTCAGCAGGATTTAGATGATAGGTTAAAAGAAAAAACTAGTAAATATAGCCCTCATGATACCTTACAAAGATTTTTAAATCAATCCAATTCAGATTTGTGGGGCGTGGTAACTAACGGTAGATGTTTAAGAATTTTAAGAGATTTTAGCCACCAGAGCAGGAAAGCTTATATTCAATTTGATTTGGAGATATTATTTGAGGGTCGCCATTATGAAGACTTTCGAATTTTATGGAGGTTAATACATCCAAGTAGATTTATACCAAAAGAAAATGAAAAATGTATATTAGAAAATTTGTTTGAAGAAAGTAAAAACGCAGGGGTAGCGATAGGAGAAGATTTAAGGAAAAATATAAGTTTGGCAATTGAATCTCTCGCAAACGGGTTTTTACTCGCAACACCAGACTTATTAAATAAATTAGTGGATAATAATGAAAATTGCATGCAATTTTATCAGCAAATTTTACGAATTATTTACCGAGTTTTATTTTTATTTTATGCTGAGCAACGAAGATTGATGCCTACGAGAAGTACTTTATATGCCCAGGAATACAGCATGTCTTCTTTAAGAGATAAAATTGAAAGAGGCGAAACAATCGATGAAGAACAGTTTGATTTATGGGAAGGATTAAAAGCAACATTCAATATGGTCTATCATGGTGTGCAGGAATTAGGAATTACGCCTTATAATGGACAATTGTTTAATCCCGATTCCGTTCATTGGTTAATTAATTCTCAATGTCGAAATGATAAATTATTAATTGCAATTAAATATATGTCGTTATTCGAAAAAGAAGGAATAATACACCGAATTAGTTATATAGAATTAAACGTTGATGAGATTGGAGCAATTTATGAAAGTTTATTAGAATACATACCGAGAATATCTTCTAAGGCAGAGACCTTAGAAAATGGTAATAATAAAAATAAACACAACTCCCAAAAAGAAATTTCACCAAATACTTTTTTCCTTGACCCCCGAGGTACTTCCCGTAAAACTTCTGGTAGTTATTATACCCATCCCGGATTAGTGAATGCTTTAATAGAATCAGCTTTAGTACCAGTAGTGGAAACGAAAATAGAAGAAGCAGGTCCTAATAAAGATAATCAAGAAAAAACATTATTATCTTTAAAGATATGTGACCCTGCTTGTGGAAGTGCTGCATTTTTAATTGCTGCTACCGAATATTTAGGTGAAAAGCTGGCTAAAATTCGCATTCAGGATGAATATCCAACCGATACACAAATACGACATGCTCGCCGAGATGTCTTGAGGCGTTGTATATATGGAGTAGACCTTAATCCTATGGCGGTAGAGCTGGCCAAGGTTTCCCTATGGTTAACTGCTGCAACTAATGATTTACCGCTCAATTTTTTAGACCACAAAATTAAATGTGGAAATAGTCTTATTGGTACGACCCTGGAATTAATCAAAAAAGGGATTCCTCCTGAAGCATATTCTCCGGTAGAAGGCGATGATAAGAATATTGCAAGGAAAAGAATGAAAATTGCCCGGGAATATTATAGGAGAAAAGAACAGGAAAAAAATCAATTGGTGTTTAAGCATGTTCGGGAACTCGAGAAAGTGCAGACTTTTCAAGTAATGGACTTATCAGAAAAATACGGGGAAGATAGCACGCGAGAACAAAAAGAAATTGAAAAAGCATATAAAAAACACAGAGAAGATTATGCTTTTATAAGAAGTAAATATATTGCAGATTACTGGACAGCTGTATTTTTCTGGAAACATAATGATGATAAAGAAAATTATCCAACACCGATGATGTTAGATTACTTATTAGAAAATGAAAAAATTCAATTGGCCGGGAAATTAGAAAATAAAATCAAAGAAATTGCAGAAGAATATAAGTTTTTTCATTGGTATCTTGAATTTCCGGAGGTTTTTAAAAAAGGTGGATTTGATTGTGTGTTAGGAAATCCGCCGTGGGAGAAATTGACAATTTATGAAAGAGAATTTTTTGTAGGAAAAGATGATACAATAGCCACAACACAAAAAAAATCAGAAAGAGAAAAATTTATTACTGGATTAAGAAAATCAAATCACCAGCTTTATATGTTATGGATCCGTGAACTGAGGAAATTTTATAAAGTTTCATTATGGTTTAAAGAAAGCCAATATTTTACACTATCAAATACAGGTGAATTGAATACATATCCTCTTTTTACAGAGTTATCTCGAAAAATTTTAAATGAGAATGGCCGTGTAGGAATAATTATAAAATCAGCCTTGGCCAATACAATAACTTATAAAGATTTATTTTCAGACTTATTGAAGAATAAAAATTTAGTATCTTTTTATGACTTTAAAAACTGGAAATTTCTTTTCCCAAATGTCGGTTTTCATGAAAGATTTGCTTTATTGACATTGAGTGGCAAAAACACACCAATACAAAATCATCTTTTTGCGTTTGAATGTTTAGATGTTGATGATATAAATAATGAAAAGATATATGCATTAGATTTCAATATGATAAAAAAATTTAATCCAAACACAGAAACATGTCCTGTTTTCTTGAATAAAAAAGATATACAAATTGCTCAGAAAATATATTCAAAATTTGATGTGATAGTTAATGAAAAGAAAAATATAAATAATTGGGGCATTTCGTATATTAGACAAATCGATATGTCTGGTGGTTCGCATTTGTTTAAAAATAAAGAGGAGTTACAAAAAGAAGGATTCTTATTGGATAGGAATATTTTTATAAAGGATAATAGAAGTTATTATCCTTTATATGAAGGAAAATATATCCAAAATTACGATTATCGATTTGCTAGTTTCGAAAATATACCAGTTGATAAAAGGTTTAGCAAGAAGCCAGCGACGTATATCCCAACTTTAGGGCAAAAACAAGACTTAAGCTATGAAATAGAACCAAGATATTGGATAGACGAAAAAAAATACATTGAATTGAAACAGAAGTGTAACTTGAAATATCAATTTCAATTTTGTTGCAGACTTGTTACCAATGTTATTTCTAATGCAAGAACATGCATTGGTTGCATTATGCCAACGTACCCGGCAAATAACCTTTGTTTGATTTTAAATTTTGAGAGTAAAGATGTAATTGAATATAGCAAGAAGCTTGTTTTGTTTAATTCAATTTTTTCATCTTTTGTCTTTGATTATGTTGCTAGGCAAAAAGTAACAGCTAATTTATTGAAATCTGTTTTATGGCAGTTACCGTTACCACCTCTAACTTATTTTGACGATAAGAAAATTAATGATATTCTTTTAAAAGATTATATTATCGATAGGGCAATCAAGCTAATTGCCTGTACTTCCGGTACCAAATATTTAGGATCAATTTTAGGATACGAAGATGCTCCTTATGAATGGGATGAATCTGAAAGAGAAAAGATAAGAACGGAAATCGATGTTATTATGGCTTATGTTTATGGTGTGGGCTATGCTGATTTAGAGTATATTTTAGAAACATTCCCAATCGTTAAAAAAAGAGATATTGAAAAATATGGAGAATACCGTACTAAGAGATTAATTTTAGAAAAATATGATGAGTTAAAGGATAAATTTGAGAATTTATAG